Sequence from the Nitrospirota bacterium genome:
AGGGCAATGCCATCCGCCGCAGGCGTGAATGCCTGAAGTGCGGCAAGCGTTTTACCTCTTATGAACGGGTTGAAGAACTGGCCCCCATGGTCATCAAGAAGGACGGACGGCGGGAGTCCTTCAATGCAGACAAGATCAGAAGCGGACTGCTCATTGCCTGCAAGAAAAGGCCTATTGAGACGGACAAGATCGACGAGATCGTTGACAATATCGAGAAAAAGCTTATCGGTCTCGGCGAAAAGGAGATACCGAGTTCCTCCATCGGCGAAGAGATCATGGCAGCGCTCAAGGAACTCGACAAGGTCGCTTATGTGCGGTTTGCCTCTGTGTACCGGCAGTTCAAGGATATCAATGAGCTCATGGACGAGGTGAAGACCCTCTTCGATCATCACAAAGATAAGAAGTAATGCGCACCCCTCTTCTTCTGGTAATTGAGGACGACGAAACCATAGCTCTGAGCCTCAGGACTTTCTTCGAGAGCAAAGGATGCAGTGTTCTCTGCGCCTCGACATGCAGGGAGGGTCTTGACATCTGCCTCAGGGAGATTCCCGATACCGTTATTCTCGATCTTCGTCTGCCTGACGGAAGCGGCATTGATGTCCTTAAGGAGATCAAGAAGGACTACCCGGAAATATCCGTGATCGTTATGACCGGGTATGGCGAGATAGACGAAGCGGTCAGTGCCATGAAACTGGGGGCTGAATATTATTTTCAGAAGCCGATATCCCTGGATGCGCTCTCAGTTTTTGTTGAAAAGAGCATCGGCATCAAGAAGATGAAGCAGGATGCGGTCTTTTTCAAAAAGACCGATCATCCGATCATCGGGAGAAGCCACCATATCCAGAGCATAATCCATATGATCAACCTCCTTGCCGCAAATCCCTCGACCACTGCACTTATCCTCGGAGAGACCGGCACCGGCAAGGAGATCATTGCCCGCAATATCCACGCGCTCAGCAGCAGGGCTGACCGGCCTTTTGTTGATATCAATTGTGCCGCGATCCCTGAACCTATCCTTGAGAGTGAGCTCTTCGGGTATGAGGCCGGCGCCTTTACTGACGCAAAAAAGACGAAAATAGGACTTATCGAACTGGCTGACAGGGGTACGCTTTTTCTTGATGAGATCGGGGACATGCCGCTCAGCGCCCAGGCCAAGATACTGCGGGTCACCGAGACCAGGACCTTTAAGCGCCTGGGTGGAACGCGGGACATTGCCGCAGATGTCCGGATCGTAGCTGCAACGAACAAGGACCTTGCTGATCGGGTCAGGAAAGGACTTTTCAGGGAAGACCTTTACTACCGCCTGAATATCATGCCGCTGCAGGTTCTGCCCTTGCGGAAGAGGTCTGATGACATCCCGCTTATTGCCGAGTTCCTGCTGAAAGAGATAAAGAAGACTCTCGCCAGGAAGGAGATCGGAATCTTGACAGAGGCGGCCAAGGAGAAGCTCTGCAGCTATTCCTGGCCCGGCAATGTGAGAGAACTGAAAAATGTAATTGAAAGAGCTGCAATTCTCTGCCCGGAGGGTGATATTATGCCGCGGCATATCATTATCCCTGAAGGGACGACCGGAGATCCTGACCGCAGGCCGCTGCCGCTCAGTGAAATGGAGCAGGAGCATATCAGGCATGTATTGCGCATGGCGAACGGCAACAGGACAAAGGCTGCTGACATGCTGGATATAGCCAGGTCAACCCTGAGCGAAAAGATAAAAAAGTACAGCCTCCAGTGACCGAGAATCGGACGGCCTGTCCGGATTCCGGTCATTCCTGATTTTTTATATTCCCCAGTCCTCATCCCGAAACAGTCAATCACAAGAAATAAAGCTTTTAAAACAACTTATTGCATGATTCGTTGTGCTGACATGTATGCCTAAAAGAGATGGCACAGGTCTTGATATATGGGTTCGATAGTTTATTGCGGGAGGATAACGAAATATGAAAAAGATATTGATTGTTGATGATGAACCAACAATACTGATGACCTTGTCGCACGTGCTCAGCAACCCTGACACTACGGTTATCACCAGCAGCAGGATGGAAGAGGCTGAAGAGGCCCTTTCACGGTATACCTTTGATCTGGTGATAGTAGATATACGGTTAAGCGGCATGGAAGGCATGGAAGGGCTTGAACTGCTCAGTTATGTGAAACAGATCAGCCCGACGACCCAGGTGATCATCATGACAGCCTATGGTTCCGAGGAGATGCGGGAAGAGGCCGGAAAGAGAGGGGCTTTTCACTACTATGAAAAACCGATCGACATACCTCATCTTCTCGATAAGGTCCGATCGCTTAACATACCGGTTCTCACAAAGGGGTAATGACATGTATTTAATCAGAAGGAGGGGGTTATGACCGTATTGCAGAAGATTCTCATTGTGGACGATTCCCAGCTCATCCATAACATGTACAGACTTGTCATGAACAGGTATCAGGGGTGCAAGATCCTTGATGCCATGAACGGGCTTGAGGCCCTTGATATACTTTCCAAAGAAAGCGACTTTGATATTATCCTGCTGGATATCAATATGCCGGTAATGAACGGGATCCAGTTCATGGAGAAACTGTATAGCGAGAATCTCTACCGCCATATTTCGATCATTGTCATAAGCACTGAAGGCAGGGAGGAAGATACGTTAAGGGCGTTGAAATTGGGAGCTGTCGGATATGTGGTAAAGCCTTTCAAACCGCATCTTCTGCATGAGCTTATCGAAAAAGTAATGGGCAAAAAAAAGGCAAAGTCGCCTTTTCCGGAGACAGACCGCAACAAAGAGTCTGCGGCCAAGTAATCCTATCTTATGACTGCGCATCCGGGGAAGAGGTTGCAATAGGACAGACATGCACAACCATGCCGGTATAATTAGGGAACAGATCATAACGGAAGACGAATACAGGCTTTTCACCGAGCTGCTCGAACAGCGTTTTGGCAAGATGCTGAAAAGCGGGAAAATGCTCTCCTTTCATATGAAGGTTTCGCACAGACTTGCGGTGCTCGGCATGGGAACCTACCGTGAATATTATGACTATCTTGTATCTGATCCTGAGGGTATGGAAGCAGCTGTTCTGATGTCGCACCTGGCGAACCATGAAAGCTGTTTTTTCAGGGACGAGGAGCAGTTCAGGCTCCTTTCCACTCTTCTTAAAGAGGCAGCCGGATCATATCAGTTGAAGCACAAGAAAAGCATCAGAATACTTTCTGCTGCGTCAGCCACCGGAGAAGAGGCATACACCCTGAGTTCAGCAGTACGCAGCTGCGGCATCTGCCGGCCGGCCTGGGACGTGAAGATCATCGGCATTGATATTGCCCCAAAGGCAATTGTTTGGGCTAAGGAGGGCAGATACGGCAGGGACTCTTTTGGCACTGAAGTCAGCGACAAGAATTTCAGAACGGAAAATTTCACTGCCGACGGGGAACGGTATATGGTAAAACCGTGCCTTAGGGAAAATGTCGAATTCAGGTTCGGCAATCTTGTCGATGCAAAATCTCTTGCCGGACTCGGCACCATGGACATGATCTTCTGTCGGCATATTTTGGGATCCATGACCGACAGCGGCATTCAGCGAGCGGTCAGGAATCTCTTCAGCTTGCTCTCCGATGAAGGATATCTGTTCATCGGCACTTCCGAAAGTATTATCCAGCATACGAACCTGTTTGTGCCGATGCGTACCGGCGCCATGACCGTTTACAGGAAGAATATATGCAGGGAACCGAGACTGGCCGGGATGTGCTCGATGGACGTTCTGCAGCAGGAGGCGAGATGACGATGCTTAATGAGCCGCATGAGATATGGAAGCTATTACCGAAAAAGGATTGGTGGGAGCGGCAGGAGTATATCAATAAGCTGATTTCGTATCCTTTGGTTGAATATTTGCCCGATCTGGAGCAGGGCATCAGGAATGATGATGATGCAGATATCAGGAATGCAGCCATGGAGGTTTACCGGGTCCTTGGCGTGAAGGGTTTCCCCTCGCTTGAGGGTCTGCTGCAGGACCATAACCATGAAGTAAGACTTTTTGCCGTGAACATTCTCTGCAGTATTGCTGACCGCGGAACGTTTCCGCTCCTGGCCGAGGCCATGAATGATTCAGATGTGAATGTAAGAATAGCTACTGCTGAAGCCCTCGGCAAGGTGAGAGATGAGCGTGCCATACCGCTGTTGGAGAGTGCACTTGATGATGAGCCATGGGTTGCCATGGCTGCAATTGATGCACTGGGTCAGATCGGCGGGGATGATGCGCTCAGACTTCTGTACCGCTGTCTCGAAATGCCCGGGGTTCAGGAGCTCGCCATAGAAGCGATCGAGAGGGCCGGGAAGCAGGAATCCATTAAATATCTTGCAGACTGCCTGCATAAAGTGGAGCTCTTTGAACATGCCCTTAAGGCTATTCAGGAGATCTCGGAACGGGAAAATATCAGACCGGACCCGGAGTTTTTTATGCACCACATAGCGATGCTGCTGGCCATGCTCCAATCTCCGGATCCAAAGACCCGCAAAGCGGCAGGCATGGCGATAAGCTGCTCCCGCAGTATAGGTGCGCAGCAATGCATGATAGAACTGGTAAAAGATGATGAGCTGCAGGAGTATGCCGTTGATGCACTGCTTCAGGCCGGGAAAAGGGCTGTATGCGGCATTGTTGATGCAATTCGGAATTTTACCGGTCCCCACAGGCAGATCCTTGCCAAGACCCTCAGTATGCTCGGCGAGTATGACGCACTGCTTCAATTCGCAGAAGACAGTGATGCAGAGGTTCGTACCGAGGTGGCGCTTGCTCTCGGCCGTGTTGCGTTGCCAAGGGCGCTCCAGATACTCGAGTCCATGCTGCATGATCCTGACGAGGAGGTCCGCATGGCTGCCAGAAGGAGCCTGGACAGCAGGGACAAGGCAGTGGAGCCATGAGTTTCAGAGCATCCGTATCCGGTGAGTCCGGAAGGCTGGCGCTGGGCGGCAGCCTCACGATCGAGAATGCTGCCAAGATCAGGGAAGAGCTGCTCGGGACTTTCCGGGAGTCTGAGGGGGTTATCCTTGAGCTTATGGGAGAT
This genomic interval carries:
- the nrdR gene encoding transcriptional repressor NrdR, with translation MKCPFCESQEDKVIDSRVSKEGNAIRRRRECLKCGKRFTSYERVEELAPMVIKKDGRRESFNADKIRSGLLIACKKRPIETDKIDEIVDNIEKKLIGLGEKEIPSSSIGEEIMAALKELDKVAYVRFASVYRQFKDINELMDEVKTLFDHHKDKK
- a CDS encoding sigma-54-dependent Fis family transcriptional regulator produces the protein MRTPLLLVIEDDETIALSLRTFFESKGCSVLCASTCREGLDICLREIPDTVILDLRLPDGSGIDVLKEIKKDYPEISVIVMTGYGEIDEAVSAMKLGAEYYFQKPISLDALSVFVEKSIGIKKMKQDAVFFKKTDHPIIGRSHHIQSIIHMINLLAANPSTTALILGETGTGKEIIARNIHALSSRADRPFVDINCAAIPEPILESELFGYEAGAFTDAKKTKIGLIELADRGTLFLDEIGDMPLSAQAKILRVTETRTFKRLGGTRDIAADVRIVAATNKDLADRVRKGLFREDLYYRLNIMPLQVLPLRKRSDDIPLIAEFLLKEIKKTLARKEIGILTEAAKEKLCSYSWPGNVRELKNVIERAAILCPEGDIMPRHIIIPEGTTGDPDRRPLPLSEMEQEHIRHVLRMANGNRTKAADMLDIARSTLSEKIKKYSLQ
- a CDS encoding response regulator translates to MKKILIVDDEPTILMTLSHVLSNPDTTVITSSRMEEAEEALSRYTFDLVIVDIRLSGMEGMEGLELLSYVKQISPTTQVIIMTAYGSEEMREEAGKRGAFHYYEKPIDIPHLLDKVRSLNIPVLTKG
- a CDS encoding response regulator — its product is MTVLQKILIVDDSQLIHNMYRLVMNRYQGCKILDAMNGLEALDILSKESDFDIILLDINMPVMNGIQFMEKLYSENLYRHISIIVISTEGREEDTLRALKLGAVGYVVKPFKPHLLHELIEKVMGKKKAKSPFPETDRNKESAAK
- a CDS encoding methyltransferase domain-containing protein codes for the protein MHNHAGIIREQIITEDEYRLFTELLEQRFGKMLKSGKMLSFHMKVSHRLAVLGMGTYREYYDYLVSDPEGMEAAVLMSHLANHESCFFRDEEQFRLLSTLLKEAAGSYQLKHKKSIRILSAASATGEEAYTLSSAVRSCGICRPAWDVKIIGIDIAPKAIVWAKEGRYGRDSFGTEVSDKNFRTENFTADGERYMVKPCLRENVEFRFGNLVDAKSLAGLGTMDMIFCRHILGSMTDSGIQRAVRNLFSLLSDEGYLFIGTSESIIQHTNLFVPMRTGAMTVYRKNICREPRLAGMCSMDVLQQEAR
- a CDS encoding HEAT repeat domain-containing protein; the protein is MQGTETGRDVLDGRSAAGGEMTMLNEPHEIWKLLPKKDWWERQEYINKLISYPLVEYLPDLEQGIRNDDDADIRNAAMEVYRVLGVKGFPSLEGLLQDHNHEVRLFAVNILCSIADRGTFPLLAEAMNDSDVNVRIATAEALGKVRDERAIPLLESALDDEPWVAMAAIDALGQIGGDDALRLLYRCLEMPGVQELAIEAIERAGKQESIKYLADCLHKVELFEHALKAIQEISERENIRPDPEFFMHHIAMLLAMLQSPDPKTRKAAGMAISCSRSIGAQQCMIELVKDDELQEYAVDALLQAGKRAVCGIVDAIRNFTGPHRQILAKTLSMLGEYDALLQFAEDSDAEVRTEVALALGRVALPRALQILESMLHDPDEEVRMAARRSLDSRDKAVEP